In a genomic window of Phyllostomus discolor isolate MPI-MPIP mPhyDis1 chromosome 5, mPhyDis1.pri.v3, whole genome shotgun sequence:
- the LOC114498086 gene encoding LOW QUALITY PROTEIN: 40S ribosomal protein S15-like (The sequence of the model RefSeq protein was modified relative to this genomic sequence to represent the inferred CDS: substituted 2 bases at 2 genomic stop codons) produces the protein MAEVEQKKWTCHKFTHRGMDLDQLLDXSYKXLTHLYSARQGNPGLQRKQHSLPKHLSKAKKEAPPMEKAKVVNVHVQDMIILPENAGSMVGVYHGKVVHTQVEIKSEMDGHNPGEFFITYKLVQHGQLGARATHSSHFIPLK, from the coding sequence ATGGCAGAAGTGGAGCAGAAGAAGTGGACCTGCCACAAGTTCACCCACCGTGGCATGGATCTCGACCAGCTGCTTGACTAGTCCTATAAGTAGCTGACACATCTCTACAGTGCCAGGCAGGGGAACCCAGGCCTACAGAGGAAGCAGCACTCACTGCCAAAGCACCTGAGCAAGGCCAAGAAGGAGGCACCACCCATGGAAAAGGCCAAAGTGGTGAATGTGCATGTGCAAGACATGATCATCCTGCCAGAGAATGCAGGCAGCATGGTGGGTGTGTACCATGGCAAGGTGGTACACACCCAGGTGGAAATCAAGTCAGAGATGGATGGTCACAACCCGGGTGAGTTCTTCATCACCTACAAGCTGGTACAGCACGGTCAGCTCGGTGCTCGGGCCACCCACTCCTCCCACTTCATCCCTCTCAAGTAG